Genomic DNA from Jejubacter calystegiae:
GCGCGCTGCCGCTGCCGTCGCGCGGGGCAAAGGTCAACGCAGCGCCAGGCAGGCGGTCAACCGGTAACGAACCACTGCCAATCTGCGACAGGCAGGGCTCCACCCGCAGTTCAAAATCCGGGTAGAGCGGCGCCAGCAGTGAAAGCAGACGCTCGCCCTGGGCCTGAATCTCCGCCGGTTTACGGGTGAGCAGACGCAGCGTGGGTAAACGCTCCACCAGTTTTTCAGGGTGACGATACAGACGTAACGTGGCTTCCAGGGCCGCCAGCGTCATTTTATCGGCACGCAGCGCCCGCTTCAGCGGGTGAGACTGCAGGCGGGCGATCAACCCTTTCTTCCCGACGATAATACCAGCCTGGGGGCCCCCCAGCAGCTTATCACCCGAAAAGCTCACCAGGCTGACGCCAGCCGCAATCAGGCGCTGAGGCATCGGCTCTGCGGGCAAACCGTACTGCGTGAGATCCACCAGCGAGCCGCTACCCAGATCCACCACCACCGGGATATCGCTTTCCGCCCCCAACTGCGCCAGCTCCTCTTCGCTCACCGATTTGGTAAAGCCGCTAATCTGATAGTTGCTGGTATGCACCTTCATCAACAGCGCGGTTTCCGGCCCAATGGCCTGGCGGTAATCCTTAAGATGAGTGCGATTGGTGGTGCCGACCTCATGGAGCTGGCACCCCGCCTGACGCATCACATCAGGGATTCGGAAAGCGCCGCCAATCTCCACCAGCTCGCCGCGGGAAACCACTACTTCGCCGCCCTGAGCGCAGGCCGCCAGCATCAGCAGCACCGCTGCCGCGTTGTTATTGACGATGCAGGCGTCTTCCGCGCCGGTCAGCTCGCAAAGCAGTGCTGCCAGCGCGCGGTCCCGGTGGCCGCGCCCTGCGTCATCCAGGTCATATTCCAGAGTGACCGGCGAGCGCATCGCACGGCTGACGGCTTCTACCGCCGCCTCGGCCTGAATGGCGCGCCCAAGGTTGGTATGCAATACCGTGCCCGTCAGATTAAACACCGGACGCAGGGCGCTCTCTTCATCTTTATGCAGGCGTCTTCGCGCTTCCGCCGCCCAGTCGTCACGCCATTCAGGCAACCGTTGATGCGCGCGGATTTCGTCGCGCGCCGCCGTCTGCATCTGCCGCAGGGTATCCACCAGTCGGGTGTGACCAAATTCGGCGCACAGCGCCGTGAACGCCGGTTCGCGCAGCAGACGATCCGTCGCGGGAAGCTGGCTGAATAGTGCGTGTTGACTCATGAGACTGTGTCATTCCGGAAAAAGTGTGGCGATCAGTTTAACAGGGGGGGTCCCCCCTGTCATAAGAGCCAGATCATGGCATTGGCGGTTCGGTGCGGGCAAAGCTTTCACGTTCGAAGAGCTTTCCCGCCAGGCGGACCAACAGCGGGCGTTCAGCGCACCAGCCAGGCGCAATACGTCGGAAGTTAAGATAGCCAATGGCGCACCCCAGGGCGATGGCTCCCAGCCGAGGTGGTTCGCTTTCAATATTCTGGTCGTTGATCTGCTGTTCAAGCCAGTCCAGACCGCGCGCGATCTTCTGGCGCTGACGCAGCAGGAACGCTTCAGATTGCTGCTGCGCCGGACGCTGACGTTCGCGCACCAGCAGCACGGCGGCATCGAGAATACCGTCGGCCAGAGCTTCCACCTGACGCTCCCACAGCGCCAGCTTCAGCTCACGCGGTACCAGCGCCGGAGCAATATCCAGCAGTTCCAGGTAGCCGACAATTACCGGGGAGTCGAACCAGATGCTGCCATCATCAGTGACCAGGGTGGGGACTTTTCCCAGCGGATTGTAATCCGGTACCTGCGTCGCCTCCTCCCAGGGAGTGTCATTAACGAATTCAAACGCAATGCCCTTTTCCAGCAGAACCACCGAGATCTTGCGGACATAAGGGCTGGTGTAACTGCCTATCAGTTTCATATCGCCGTCCCTTTTCGAACCAACCACATATAATTATGGTGCATGACGGCATGAAGAGGGGGTTATTCCAGGGCCGCCATGGCATTTTGATGGGCTCTCGCTTTTCATCAGACGATCCCGATCACAAGCGGAGTAATTCACGGCCACAAATTGTGATTAACATCACAATAACCAAACAAAAACACAATATTAAATTGTGATCAAAATCACATAAAACCACCTTTCGCGACGTTTTTTTCATCGCTGACGTTTTTACACTCGCTGTTTTTGTGATCATAATCACCAAAAAAACCGGTCACCCCCCTAACATTAAGTGACATTTATCACAAAAAAATCCGACATCTGGACAGTCTGCCCATTCGGTGCCAGATTTCGCGTCATGGACGAAAGGTCGGCGACCCCGCCACCTCATGCGGCCTGGAAAAACACCGGGCTGTGCCCTGCTCGACATCACAATAAGGGGTGTAATATGTCATCCGATATCAAGATCAAAGTGCAAAGCTTTGGTCGTTTTCTCAGCAATATGGTGATGCCCAATATCGGGGCGTTTATCGCATGGGGGATCATCACCGCTCTCTTTATTCCCACTGGATGGTGGCCTAACGAAACGCTGGCCAGGCTGGTCGGCCCGATGATCACCTACCTGCTGCCGCTGTTGATCGGTTATACCGGTGGCCGCCTGATTGGCGGCGAGCGCGGCGGCGTGGTGGGCGCAATTACCACGATGGGGGTGATTGCCGGTGCCGATATGCCGATGTTCCTTGGCGCGATGATTGCCGGTCCGCTGGGCGGCTGGTGCATTAAGAAATTCGACGCGGCCGTAGACGGCAAGATCAAGTCCGGCTTCGAAATGCTGGTGAATAACTTCTCTGCCGGCATTATCGGTATGCTGCTGGCGATTCTGGCGTTTCTCGGCATCGGTCCGGCGGTGGAGATACTTTCCAAACTGCTGGCGGCTGGCGTTAACTTTATGGTGACGCACGACATGCTGCCGCTGGCTTCGATTTTTGTCGAGCCGGCAAAAATTCTGTTCCTGAATAACGCCATTAACCACGGCATCTTCTCGCCGCTGGGAATTCAGCAGTCTCAGGAAATGGGTAAATCCCTGTTCTTCCTGATTGAGGCCAACCCGGGTCCGGGGATGGGCGTCCTGCTGGCCTATATGTTCTTCGGTCGCGGCAGTGCGAAACAGTCCGCAGGCGGTGCGGCCATCATCCACTTCCTGGGCGGTATCCATGAGATCTACTTCCCTTACGTGCTGATGAATCCGCGTCTGATTATCGCCGTCATCCTGGGCGGCATGACCGGCGTGTTCACGCTAAACCTGCTGGACGGCGGCCTGGTTTCTCCGGCTTCTCCGGGTTCGATTCTGGCCGTGCTGGCTATGACGCCGAAAGGCGCCTGGTTCGCCAATATCGCCGCTATTGTCGCTGCGATGGTAGTTTCCTTCGTGGTTTCCGCCATCCTGCTGAAAACCAGCAAGGTGAAAGAGGATGACGATATCGATGCGGCCACCCGCCGTATGAAGGAGATGAAAACGCAGTCCAAAGGCGGCAATACAGCGGCAGCCAGTGATGCAGGCGACCTGAGCCACGTGCGTAAGATTATCGTGGCCTGCGACGCCGGTATGGGCTCCAGCGCTATGGGTGCCGGGGTACTGCGTAAGAAAATTCAGGATGCGGGTCTGACCAATATCTCGGTCACCAACTGCGCCATCAACAGCCTGCC
This window encodes:
- the selA gene encoding L-seryl-tRNA(Sec) selenium transferase, yielding MSQHALFSQLPATDRLLREPAFTALCAEFGHTRLVDTLRQMQTAARDEIRAHQRLPEWRDDWAAEARRRLHKDEESALRPVFNLTGTVLHTNLGRAIQAEAAVEAVSRAMRSPVTLEYDLDDAGRGHRDRALAALLCELTGAEDACIVNNNAAAVLLMLAACAQGGEVVVSRGELVEIGGAFRIPDVMRQAGCQLHEVGTTNRTHLKDYRQAIGPETALLMKVHTSNYQISGFTKSVSEEELAQLGAESDIPVVVDLGSGSLVDLTQYGLPAEPMPQRLIAAGVSLVSFSGDKLLGGPQAGIIVGKKGLIARLQSHPLKRALRADKMTLAALEATLRLYRHPEKLVERLPTLRLLTRKPAEIQAQGERLLSLLAPLYPDFELRVEPCLSQIGSGSLPVDRLPGAALTFAPRDGSGSALARLAERWRGAARPVIGRINDGRMWLDLRCLEDEAGLMEMLQS
- a CDS encoding glutathione S-transferase, whose protein sequence is MKLIGSYTSPYVRKISVVLLEKGIAFEFVNDTPWEEATQVPDYNPLGKVPTLVTDDGSIWFDSPVIVGYLELLDIAPALVPRELKLALWERQVEALADGILDAAVLLVRERQRPAQQQSEAFLLRQRQKIARGLDWLEQQINDQNIESEPPRLGAIALGCAIGYLNFRRIAPGWCAERPLLVRLAGKLFERESFARTEPPMP
- a CDS encoding PTS mannitol transporter subunit IICBA, yielding MSSDIKIKVQSFGRFLSNMVMPNIGAFIAWGIITALFIPTGWWPNETLARLVGPMITYLLPLLIGYTGGRLIGGERGGVVGAITTMGVIAGADMPMFLGAMIAGPLGGWCIKKFDAAVDGKIKSGFEMLVNNFSAGIIGMLLAILAFLGIGPAVEILSKLLAAGVNFMVTHDMLPLASIFVEPAKILFLNNAINHGIFSPLGIQQSQEMGKSLFFLIEANPGPGMGVLLAYMFFGRGSAKQSAGGAAIIHFLGGIHEIYFPYVLMNPRLIIAVILGGMTGVFTLNLLDGGLVSPASPGSILAVLAMTPKGAWFANIAAIVAAMVVSFVVSAILLKTSKVKEDDDIDAATRRMKEMKTQSKGGNTAAASDAGDLSHVRKIIVACDAGMGSSAMGAGVLRKKIQDAGLTNISVTNCAINSLPGDVDLVITHRDLTERAMRQAPHAQHLSLTNFLDNAMYSDLTQRLIAAQRHSENEEKVQSSLKDSFDQDDSRLFKLSEGNIFLGLQAASKEEAIRFAGEQLVKGGYVEPEYVAAMLEREKLTPTYLGESIAVPHGTVDAKDRVLKTGVVFCQYPQGVLFGEEEDDVARLVIGIAARNNEHIQVITSLTNALDDESVIEKLANTTSVDEVLSLLGAK